One segment of Strix aluco isolate bStrAlu1 chromosome 17, bStrAlu1.hap1, whole genome shotgun sequence DNA contains the following:
- the LOC141931338 gene encoding LOW QUALITY PROTEIN: perilipin-3-like (The sequence of the model RefSeq protein was modified relative to this genomic sequence to represent the inferred CDS: inserted 1 base in 1 codon) — protein sequence MEHGVVSXFFFVGYLLTSNRARSISAAMASDMPDKEEAAKSSLEVKEEEQQDAVNKVANLTLVNSACDMVSTAYAFTKESHPYIRSVCDATEKGVKSVTEATASCVQPVLTTLEPHVAAASECASKGLDKLGEKLPLLQKPVEQVLFDTKELVSSGLADAKDTVSSKVMAVIDVTKETLESSMVAARSAVASSVGMVMDSREGQMAASGAEAVLGRTEDNSLPIGNEELAKLAATEEGVDIMSVKQQQEKRRYFVRLGSLSDELRLFAYLQSMDKMKQVWQGMKETLVQLHCIIELIEVFKQGFNQKLQEGQEKLHQMWLDWSRKSSKESGDESSAEPEEMESLTLLMACSITQQLQITCYKIVSAIQGLPSSFQDKVKKSLSTIEELHTSFAVANSFQDLSISVLTQSQRKLAVIQEYMEELLDYLKNNTPLSWLVGPFSPREEEETSQEGEPSQEKEAERAEAGHHEASSTLM from the exons ATGGAGCATGGTGTGGTGT GGTTCTTCTTTGTTGGTTATCTGCTTACCTCTAACAGGGCAAGAA gcatttcagctgcaatGGCATCTGATATGCCTGACAAAGAGGAAGCTGCCAAGAGCTCCCTGGAGGTGAAGGAAGAGGAGCAACAG gATGCAGTAAATAAGGTGGCTAACCTGACCTTGGTCAACTCTGCCTGTGACATGGTTTCTACAGCTTATGCCTTCACTAAGGAGAGCCACCCCTACATCAGATCTGTGTGTGATGCAACAGAGAAAGGAGTGAAGAGTGTGACTGAAGCCACAGCCAGCTGTGTGCAGCCAGTTCTGACTACACTGGAGCCTCATG ttgctgCAGCAAGTGAGTGTGCCTCCAAGGGCTTGGATAAACTAGGAGAGAAGCTCCCACTCCTTCAAAAGCCAGTGGAGCAG GTTCTCTTTGACACAAAAGAGCTGGTATCATCTGGACTGGCTGATGCAAAGGACACTGTGAGCAGCAAAGTGATGGCAGTGATAGATGTAACTAAGGAGACCCTTGAGAGCAGCATGGTGGCTGCCAGATCTGCAGTGGCTAGTAGCGTGGGGATGGTTATGGACTCCAGAGAGGGCCAGATGGCTGCAAGTGGAGCAGAAGCTGTGCTGGGGAGAACAGAAGACAACTCTCTTCCTATTGGAAATGAAGAACTAG CCAAACTGGCAGCCACTGAGGAGGGTGTAGACATAATGTCTGTGAAGCAACAGCAGGAGAAGAGGAGATACTTTGTGCGGTTGGGGTCTCTCTCTGATGAACTTCGCCTGTTTGCCTACCTGCAGTCAATGGACAAAATGAAGCAGGTCTGGCAGGGCATGAAGGAGACCCTTGTGCAGCTTCACTGCATCATTGAACTG ATTGAAGTGTTTAAGCAAGGATTTAATCAAAAGCttcaggaggggcaggagaaaCTACACCAGATGTGGCTGGACTGGAGTAGGAAGTCTTCCAAAGAGAGTGGAGATGAAAGTTCTGCAGAACCAGAG gAGATGGAGTCTCTGACCCTGCTCATGGCATGCAGTATCACACAGCAGCTGCAAATCACCTGCTATAAAATAGTGTCTGCAATCCAAGGCCTTCCCTCAAGCTTTCAGGATAAGGTGAAAAAATCTCTTAGTACCATAGAGGAGCTTCATACTTCTTTCGCAGTGGCAAACTCCTTCCAGGACTTGTCCATCAGTGTCTTGACCCAGAGCCAGAGGAAGCTGGCTGTGATCCAGGAGTACATGGAGGAGCTGCTGGACTACCTGAAGAACAACACACCTCTGTCCTGGCTGGTGGGACCTTTCTcccccagggaggaggaggaaacatCACAGGAGGGTGAACCCTCAcaggagaaggaggcagagagagCAGAAGCAGGGCATCATGAAGCCTCCAGCACCCTCATGTAA